In Salinirussus salinus, the following proteins share a genomic window:
- a CDS encoding DUF2797 domain-containing protein has translation MQIVGYVTAAGDADYASLLVATDGDVEAVPLTRGTDLAYSLGDRRCAGTLTGEGHRPCDASEAPYCPSHTGRWPCARCTGDCDLPLESCREEHAVYLAAFAPATFKVGVTRSWRLRERLREQGADRAAHLRTVADGRVARQVEAEIAADVGDSVRVPTKVEGLHRSVDTGAWADLLAGFEVLDTFEFAYGLDLTDRPVRETMATGEVRGTKGRVLVLARGGSTYAVDMRDLVGYEVREGESDRRLQSSLGAFE, from the coding sequence GTGCAGATCGTCGGCTACGTGACGGCCGCTGGCGACGCCGACTACGCGAGCCTGCTGGTCGCGACCGACGGCGACGTCGAGGCGGTCCCGCTCACTCGGGGGACGGACCTGGCGTACTCGCTTGGAGACCGCCGCTGTGCGGGGACGCTCACCGGGGAGGGGCACCGTCCCTGCGACGCGAGCGAGGCGCCCTATTGCCCGTCCCACACCGGCCGCTGGCCCTGTGCGCGCTGTACCGGGGACTGTGACCTGCCCCTGGAGAGCTGCCGCGAGGAACACGCCGTCTACCTCGCAGCCTTCGCACCGGCCACGTTCAAGGTCGGCGTCACCCGCTCCTGGCGCCTCCGGGAGCGGCTGCGCGAGCAGGGCGCGGACCGCGCTGCCCACCTCCGGACGGTCGCGGACGGGCGGGTCGCCCGGCAGGTCGAGGCGGAGATCGCGGCTGACGTGGGCGACAGCGTCCGCGTTCCGACCAAGGTCGAAGGGCTGCACCGCTCCGTCGACACCGGCGCGTGGGCGGACCTGCTCGCCGGTTTCGAGGTGCTCGACACGTTCGAGTTCGCGTACGGCCTGGACCTGACGGACCGACCGGTCCGGGAGACGATGGCGACCGGGGAGGTCCGCGGCACGAAGGGGCGGGTGCTGGTGCTCGCGCGTGGCGGGAGTACCTACGCAGTCGACATGCGGGACCTCGTGGGCTACGAGGTGCGCGAGGGAGAGAGCGACCGGCGCCTCCAGTCGAGTCTCGGCGCGTTCGAATAG
- a CDS encoding NRDE family protein, translated as MCTFTLAWQVFEDAPVVVAANRDEQLGRESEPPARRDWERPVVAPQDAEAGGTWLGYNDAGVLVSVTNRWADTDLAAERSRGLLVRDALRQDTAEDAVRYVERDLDGREYDGFNLVAVDADAALLVEWDGNRRVHQFDPGVHVVVNVGADGRYTIPSRREEIAERQAANADRLREHLRPEPGEHSREWLDRAAAAISDHEFGVCIHGDGFGTRSSSLVRLGADGDSYEYADGPPCETPFEPVDA; from the coding sequence GTGTGCACCTTCACCCTCGCCTGGCAGGTCTTCGAGGACGCGCCGGTCGTCGTGGCGGCCAACCGCGACGAGCAGCTGGGACGGGAGTCGGAGCCGCCGGCCCGGCGTGACTGGGAGCGCCCCGTCGTCGCCCCACAGGACGCGGAAGCCGGCGGGACCTGGCTCGGCTACAACGACGCTGGCGTGCTCGTCTCGGTGACCAACCGCTGGGCCGACACCGACCTCGCCGCGGAGCGGTCCCGGGGGCTGCTCGTCCGGGACGCCCTCCGGCAGGACACCGCCGAGGACGCGGTCCGGTACGTCGAGCGCGACCTCGACGGCCGGGAGTACGACGGCTTCAACCTCGTGGCCGTCGACGCCGACGCGGCGCTGCTCGTGGAGTGGGACGGGAACCGGCGGGTCCACCAGTTCGACCCGGGCGTCCACGTCGTCGTCAACGTCGGCGCCGACGGCCGGTACACCATCCCGAGCCGGCGCGAGGAGATCGCCGAACGCCAGGCTGCGAACGCCGACCGGCTGCGCGAGCACCTCCGGCCCGAGCCCGGCGAGCACAGTCGAGAATGGCTCGACCGGGCAGCCGCCGCCATCTCCGACCACGAGTTCGGCGTCTGCATCCACGGCGACGGCTTCGGCACCCGCTCGTCCTCGCTGGTCCGGCTGGGGGCCGACGGCGACAGCTACGAGTACGCCGACGGGCCGCCCTGCGAGACGCCCTTCGAGCCGGTCGACGCCTGA
- a CDS encoding class I adenylate-forming enzyme family protein — protein MTGSRDGADGKPSADDPGRWPTRDPLAHRVAATPERTALVDTADGTAWTYRELDRAVDGVAAALGPGGPVGTLLDTRVAFVTLVHAAIRTGRTLVPLNVQLPAEGLADQAERAGVDLLVCERDTERVAREVAPGPVVSVDPPESEGVDRLAPGAERGAGSGAERTPLSPSDTAVVMFTSGTTGAPKGVRLTVGNLVWSAVASAFRLGVAPGDRWLCCLPMYHMGGLAPTLRCALYGTSLAIQPGFDAERTAGVVEEYGVTGVSLVPTQLRRLLEAGWEPPAVFEAVLLGGAPAGGELLDRARDRGVPVYPTYGTTETASQVATATPAQAAEHPGTVGQPLAVTDVTVLADGDPAGPGEVGELVVSGPTVTPGYLDDDRTAEAVGRYGFHTGDLGYRDGAGRLWVEGRVDDAITTGGETVYPATVVDALREHPDLADAAVVGLPDEEWGERVAALVVPDGDVDPDGIRGFCRGRVADYAVPKTVEFAETIPRTASGTVDREAVRERLAGR, from the coding sequence ATGACCGGCAGCCGGGACGGGGCGGACGGCAAACCCTCGGCCGACGACCCCGGACGCTGGCCGACCCGCGACCCGCTCGCCCACCGCGTGGCGGCGACCCCCGAACGGACCGCCCTGGTCGACACCGCCGACGGGACGGCCTGGACGTACCGCGAACTCGACCGGGCCGTCGACGGGGTGGCGGCCGCCCTGGGGCCGGGTGGTCCGGTCGGCACCCTCCTGGATACCCGGGTCGCGTTCGTGACGCTCGTCCACGCAGCGATACGGACCGGACGGACGCTGGTCCCGCTCAACGTCCAGTTGCCGGCGGAGGGGCTGGCCGACCAGGCCGAGCGGGCCGGGGTCGACCTGCTTGTCTGCGAGCGGGACACCGAACGAGTCGCCCGCGAGGTCGCACCCGGCCCGGTCGTCTCCGTCGACCCGCCCGAGAGCGAGGGTGTCGACCGGCTCGCGCCCGGGGCGGAGCGCGGAGCCGGCTCCGGGGCGGAGAGGACCCCGCTCTCGCCGTCGGACACCGCGGTCGTCATGTTCACCTCCGGGACGACCGGGGCGCCGAAGGGCGTCCGGCTGACCGTCGGCAACCTGGTCTGGAGCGCGGTCGCCTCGGCCTTCCGGCTGGGGGTCGCCCCCGGCGACCGGTGGCTGTGCTGTCTCCCGATGTACCACATGGGCGGGCTCGCGCCGACGCTCCGGTGTGCGCTGTACGGGACGAGCCTCGCCATCCAGCCCGGTTTCGATGCCGAACGAACGGCCGGCGTCGTCGAGGAGTACGGCGTGACGGGCGTCTCGCTCGTCCCGACGCAGTTGCGCCGGCTGCTGGAGGCCGGCTGGGAGCCGCCAGCCGTCTTCGAGGCTGTCCTGCTCGGCGGGGCGCCCGCCGGGGGGGAGTTACTCGACCGGGCCCGCGACCGGGGCGTGCCGGTCTACCCCACCTACGGGACGACCGAGACCGCCTCGCAGGTCGCCACTGCCACGCCCGCGCAGGCCGCCGAGCACCCGGGGACGGTCGGCCAGCCCCTCGCCGTGACCGACGTGACCGTCCTCGCGGACGGCGACCCTGCGGGGCCGGGAGAGGTGGGCGAACTCGTCGTCAGCGGCCCGACCGTAACCCCGGGATATCTCGACGACGACCGGACCGCCGAGGCCGTCGGCCGGTACGGCTTCCACACCGGGGACCTGGGGTACCGCGACGGGGCCGGCAGGCTGTGGGTCGAAGGCCGGGTCGACGACGCCATCACGACCGGGGGAGAGACGGTCTACCCCGCGACGGTCGTCGACGCGCTCCGCGAGCACCCCGACCTCGCCGACGCCGCCGTCGTCGGCCTCCCCGACGAGGAGTGGGGCGAGCGCGTCGCCGCGCTCGTGGTCCCGGACGGCGACGTTGACCCGGATGGGATTCGTGGGTTCTGCCGGGGCCGCGTCGCCGACTACGCGGTCCCGAAGACGGTCGAATTCGCCGAGACTATTCCCCGGACGGCGTCGGGAACTGTCGACCGGGAGGCGGTCCGCGAGCGACTTGCCGGCCGGTGA
- a CDS encoding mandelate racemase/muconate lactonizing enzyme family protein: MEVEPFSVELATPLETAAGAVREREGFLVRLEYAGTEGVGEASPLLGWTETYEECRGALARAAEVAEHTDWGVALTKTEAPAARHALALALQEALARAASEPLYRSLGGEGTVRAVPVNATLSDAAPAETAAAAADAVAEGFDCLKLKTGARDVETDLQRVRAVRERVDAPLRLDANGAWTRGQAERVVEAVADLGVDYVEQPLPAEDLGGHAALRGRGVDVAVDESLAAYDIEQILDADAADVVVLKPMVLGGPDLAREAATTAREAGVEPVVSTTIDTVVARTGAVHLAASVPDIGACGLATGSMLRSDLAPDPASVEDGHVTVPQEPGLGLPARP, from the coding sequence ATGGAGGTCGAGCCGTTCTCGGTCGAGCTCGCGACCCCGCTCGAGACGGCCGCGGGCGCAGTTCGGGAGCGCGAGGGTTTTCTGGTTCGCCTCGAGTACGCCGGCACCGAAGGCGTGGGGGAGGCCAGCCCGCTGCTGGGCTGGACGGAGACCTACGAGGAGTGCCGGGGCGCGCTGGCCCGCGCGGCGGAGGTCGCCGAGCACACCGACTGGGGGGTCGCGCTGACGAAGACCGAAGCGCCGGCGGCCAGACACGCACTCGCGCTCGCGCTCCAAGAGGCGCTGGCCCGCGCGGCGTCCGAACCGCTCTACCGGAGCCTCGGCGGCGAGGGGACGGTCCGGGCCGTCCCGGTCAACGCGACGCTGAGCGACGCGGCGCCGGCGGAGACGGCGGCCGCAGCGGCCGACGCTGTCGCGGAGGGCTTCGACTGCCTGAAGCTCAAGACCGGTGCCCGGGACGTCGAGACGGACCTCCAGCGGGTCCGGGCGGTCCGGGAGCGTGTCGACGCGCCCCTCCGCCTGGACGCCAACGGCGCCTGGACCCGCGGCCAGGCCGAACGCGTCGTGGAGGCCGTCGCCGACCTCGGGGTCGACTACGTCGAACAGCCCCTCCCGGCGGAGGACCTCGGCGGACACGCAGCCCTGCGGGGTCGTGGCGTCGACGTCGCGGTCGACGAGTCCCTGGCTGCCTACGACATCGAGCAGATACTCGACGCCGACGCCGCGGATGTCGTGGTGCTGAAGCCGATGGTGCTGGGCGGACCGGACCTGGCACGCGAGGCCGCCACGACCGCCCGCGAGGCCGGCGTCGAACCCGTCGTCTCGACGACTATCGACACCGTCGTGGCGCGGACCGGCGCCGTCCACCTCGCGGCCTCGGTCCCCGACATCGGAGCCTGCGGGCTGGCCACGGGGTCGATGCTCCGCTCGGACCTGGCGCCCGACCCCGCCAGCGTCGAGGACGGCCACGTCACCGTTCCCCAGGAGCCGGGGCTGGGGCTCCCGGCCCGCCCATGA
- a CDS encoding ABC transporter ATP-binding protein, translating to MVAITVSDLTRYYGDVRGVEDVSFSVDAGEVFGFLGPNGAGKTTLIRTLLGFMSPTAGTAEVLGHDIREESELLAAKERIGYLPGDPAFDGDVTGRRFLDLQAELKGDSRRGELLDMFDPPLDRPIGEYSRGNRQMLGIVQAFMHDPDLAVMDEPTSGLDPLRQASFNDFIERETDRGTTVFFSSHVLSEVRRVCDRVGIIRDGRLVELADVEDLLDRSGRLVSVRVEGAVDRGDFDLPGVHDLTVDDGVRFVFTGQYDRLVDRLSEFSVLDLEIEEAPLEEVFMRFYDESEGAESDETGSGPRGSADPGADTTGTGAQGIDTAETDPRETDTKGGDDV from the coding sequence ATGGTCGCGATAACGGTCTCCGACCTGACGCGTTACTACGGCGACGTCCGCGGGGTCGAGGACGTCTCCTTCAGCGTCGACGCCGGAGAGGTCTTCGGGTTTCTCGGCCCGAACGGCGCCGGCAAGACGACGCTGATCCGGACGCTTCTGGGGTTCATGTCGCCGACGGCCGGCACGGCAGAGGTGCTCGGCCACGACATCCGCGAGGAGTCCGAACTGCTCGCTGCCAAGGAACGGATCGGGTATTTGCCCGGCGACCCCGCCTTCGACGGCGACGTCACCGGCCGGCGGTTTCTCGACCTCCAGGCCGAACTCAAAGGCGACAGCCGGCGCGGGGAGCTACTGGATATGTTCGACCCGCCGCTGGACCGCCCCATCGGGGAGTACTCCCGCGGGAACCGGCAGATGCTCGGCATCGTCCAGGCGTTCATGCACGACCCCGACCTGGCGGTCATGGACGAGCCCACCTCCGGGCTGGACCCGCTCAGGCAGGCCAGCTTCAACGACTTCATCGAGCGGGAGACCGACCGCGGGACGACGGTCTTTTTCTCCTCGCACGTCCTCAGCGAGGTCCGGCGGGTCTGTGACCGGGTGGGGATCATCCGCGACGGGCGGCTGGTCGAGCTCGCCGACGTCGAGGACCTGCTCGACCGGAGCGGGCGGCTCGTCTCCGTCCGGGTCGAGGGAGCGGTCGACCGCGGCGATTTCGACCTCCCGGGCGTCCACGACCTGACCGTCGACGACGGCGTCCGCTTCGTGTTCACCGGACAGTACGACAGGCTGGTCGACCGCCTCTCGGAGTTCTCCGTGCTCGACCTGGAGATCGAGGAGGCGCCCCTGGAGGAGGTGTTCATGCGGTTCTACGACGAGAGCGAGGGGGCGGAGTCCGACGAGACCGGAAGCGGGCCGCGGGGTTCCGCCGACCCGGGAGCCGACACCACGGGAACCGGCGCTCAGGGGATCGACACCGCAGAGACCGACCCTCGGGAGACCGACACGAAGGGGGGCGACGATGTTTGA
- a CDS encoding 2,5-diamino-6-(ribosylamino)-4(3H)-pyrimidinone 5'-phosphate reductase has translation MRVVVNAAASVDGKLSTREREQIEISGPADFHRVDRLRAESDAVMVGVGTVVADDPSLTVKDADLRAERHERGEPPNPARVVADSQVRTPMDAAVLDDEAETYLLVSEAAPADFVDAMESAGATVLVAGQDRVDLSVAVARLAAEGFDQLMVEGGGELIFSLFEAGLVDELSVFVGSTVIGGREAPTLADGEGFVGDFPDLELQSVERLDEGVVLSYDVRGTP, from the coding sequence ATGCGCGTCGTCGTCAACGCGGCCGCGAGCGTCGACGGGAAGCTCTCCACCCGCGAGCGCGAGCAGATCGAGATCAGCGGCCCCGCCGATTTCCACCGGGTCGACCGCCTGCGCGCCGAGAGCGACGCCGTCATGGTGGGCGTCGGGACCGTCGTCGCCGACGACCCCTCGCTGACCGTCAAGGACGCCGACCTGCGGGCGGAGCGCCACGAGCGGGGCGAGCCGCCGAACCCCGCTCGCGTCGTCGCGGACTCGCAGGTCCGGACGCCGATGGACGCCGCCGTGCTGGACGACGAAGCCGAGACCTACCTCCTCGTGAGCGAGGCCGCACCCGCCGACTTCGTCGACGCCATGGAGAGCGCCGGCGCGACCGTCCTCGTCGCCGGCCAGGACCGGGTTGACCTGTCGGTGGCCGTCGCCCGGCTGGCTGCGGAGGGGTTCGACCAGCTCATGGTCGAGGGCGGGGGCGAACTCATCTTCTCGCTGTTCGAGGCGGGGCTGGTCGACGAGCTCTCCGTGTTCGTCGGCTCGACCGTGATCGGGGGTCGGGAGGCGCCGACCCTCGCCGACGGCGAGGGGTTCGTCGGCGACTTCCCGGACCTGGAGCTCCAGTCGGTCGAGCGGCTGGACGAAGGGGTCGTCCTCTCCTACGACGTGCGCGGGACTCCCTGA
- a CDS encoding M48 family metalloprotease, with amino-acid sequence MRRALATVLTLGLLSSFVFAVVVGLMLAFGTVSLPIAIALVVLFNFGMLLVSPRINDFVYRYLYDMEWVDLEAFRERSPASARVIEDVTAEYGYDTPKLGLIQDRNPNAFTYGSARFNARVVLTEGCFEYLDDEEVSSVVAHELGHVTSRDFIIMTLANTLVQVLYLVAIYAWRFGSATGSGDSRNRAAPILFGVAVLSYVLWFFGEYIVLYLSRVREYAADSFAGEKTHPDALSSALVKIAYGIVTSEDSPELAKATRNIGIMDVANSRDDGLVYHNVRQAVGDEDLLLRSFLYDLKNPWARVLELNSTHPLTGKRVRALSGMDGARRFDFDDILSRFAIDRGRMYRGFFRDVGMLALPGLLAAGYPLFYLGAVLAEAVAFSWFWLAGGWLAAFGVGQVALALYKYPRSASEPTTVIEALADPYASPVRGRPVELDGELIGRGQAGYRFSEDLMFQDRTGLMYLKYESWLPLLGNFLFALRRVPELIGEDVEVEGWFLRGTGPWVGMRRLRHGDEAVRGFIHYGGLVSGALLLVVGLAVVGAGVAL; translated from the coding sequence ATGCGCCGCGCCCTCGCGACGGTCCTCACGCTCGGCTTGCTCTCCTCGTTTGTCTTCGCGGTCGTCGTCGGGCTGATGCTCGCGTTCGGGACCGTCAGCCTCCCCATCGCCATCGCGCTTGTCGTCCTGTTCAATTTCGGGATGTTGCTCGTCTCGCCGCGGATCAACGACTTCGTCTACCGGTACCTCTACGACATGGAGTGGGTCGACTTGGAAGCGTTCCGCGAGCGCAGCCCCGCCTCGGCGCGGGTCATCGAGGACGTCACCGCCGAGTACGGCTACGACACGCCCAAGCTCGGGCTGATCCAGGACCGCAACCCCAACGCCTTCACGTACGGCTCCGCGCGGTTCAACGCCCGGGTCGTCCTGACCGAGGGCTGTTTCGAGTATCTCGACGACGAGGAGGTCTCAAGCGTCGTGGCTCACGAACTCGGCCACGTCACCAGCCGCGACTTCATCATCATGACGCTCGCCAACACGCTGGTCCAGGTGCTGTATCTGGTGGCGATCTATGCCTGGCGCTTCGGCTCGGCGACCGGGTCCGGGGACAGTCGCAACCGCGCCGCGCCCATCCTCTTCGGCGTCGCCGTCCTCTCCTACGTGCTGTGGTTCTTCGGGGAGTACATCGTCCTCTACCTCAGCCGCGTCCGGGAGTACGCCGCGGACAGCTTTGCGGGCGAGAAGACCCACCCCGACGCCCTCTCCTCGGCGCTGGTGAAGATCGCCTACGGGATCGTCACCAGCGAGGACAGCCCGGAGCTCGCCAAGGCCACCCGCAACATCGGGATCATGGACGTCGCCAACAGCCGCGACGACGGGCTGGTCTACCACAACGTCCGCCAGGCCGTCGGCGACGAGGACCTCCTGCTTCGGTCGTTTCTCTACGACCTCAAGAACCCCTGGGCGCGGGTGCTGGAACTCAACTCTACCCACCCGCTGACGGGCAAGCGGGTCCGCGCGCTCTCGGGGATGGACGGCGCCCGGCGCTTCGATTTCGACGACATCCTCTCGCGGTTTGCCATCGACCGCGGGCGTATGTACCGCGGCTTCTTCAGGGACGTGGGGATGCTCGCCCTGCCGGGGCTGCTCGCGGCCGGCTACCCCCTGTTCTATCTGGGGGCGGTGCTCGCGGAGGCGGTCGCGTTCTCGTGGTTCTGGCTCGCCGGCGGCTGGCTCGCGGCCTTCGGTGTCGGGCAGGTCGCGCTCGCGCTCTACAAGTACCCTCGGAGCGCGAGCGAGCCGACCACCGTGATCGAGGCGCTCGCGGACCCCTACGCCTCGCCGGTCCGGGGCCGGCCGGTCGAACTCGACGGCGAACTCATCGGCCGCGGGCAGGCCGGCTACCGGTTCTCGGAGGACCTGATGTTCCAGGACCGGACGGGACTGATGTACCTCAAATACGAGAGCTGGCTGCCCCTGCTGGGCAACTTCCTGTTCGCGCTGCGGCGGGTGCCCGAACTCATCGGCGAGGACGTCGAGGTCGAGGGGTGGTTCCTCCGCGGGACGGGACCCTGGGTCGGGATGCGTCGGCTGCGACACGGCGACGAGGCGGTCAGGGGGTTCATCCACTACGGCGGGCTCGTCAGCGGGGCGCTGTTGCTGGTCGTCGGTCTCGCCGTCGTCGGCGCCGGGGTCGCCCTGTGA
- a CDS encoding NAD-dependent epimerase/dehydratase family protein, with protein sequence MDLTGSRVLVTGGAGFVGSHLADRLVADNDVVVVDDCSNGDADWAPDAAEFVEGDCTDPDVVADVLTSDVDAVFHFAASKAVDTDRPRAQFEDNTAMTYNVLERMDEVGVDELAFTSSSTVYGEAPRPTPEDYAPLEPISPYAAGKVAEESLVSTYAHSHGIRAHVFRFANIVGPRLRGAVIPDFIEKLREDPEELTILGDGRQEKSYMHIEECVDAMCHVIDRADRDLNVYNLGTRTTTSVDRIADIVAEEMGLDPDYEHTGGDRGWTGDVPRMRLSIEKLAGLGWEPTQSSDDAVRRATRELLAEL encoded by the coding sequence ATGGACCTCACGGGCTCGCGCGTGCTCGTCACCGGCGGGGCGGGCTTCGTCGGCAGCCACCTCGCCGACCGACTCGTCGCGGACAACGACGTCGTGGTCGTCGACGACTGCTCGAACGGCGACGCCGACTGGGCTCCCGACGCCGCGGAATTCGTCGAGGGCGACTGCACCGACCCCGACGTGGTGGCGGACGTGCTCACCTCCGACGTGGACGCCGTCTTCCACTTCGCGGCCTCGAAGGCCGTCGACACCGACCGGCCCCGGGCGCAGTTCGAGGACAACACCGCCATGACCTACAACGTCCTCGAGCGGATGGACGAGGTCGGCGTCGACGAACTCGCCTTCACCTCCTCCTCGACGGTCTACGGCGAGGCCCCCCGACCCACGCCCGAGGACTACGCGCCCCTGGAGCCGATCAGCCCCTACGCCGCCGGGAAGGTCGCCGAGGAGTCACTGGTCTCGACGTACGCTCACAGCCACGGGATCCGGGCTCACGTCTTCCGGTTTGCCAACATCGTGGGCCCGCGGCTGCGCGGGGCCGTCATTCCTGATTTCATCGAGAAATTGCGCGAGGACCCCGAGGAGCTGACGATCCTCGGTGACGGCCGCCAGGAGAAGTCGTACATGCACATCGAGGAGTGCGTCGACGCGATGTGTCACGTCATCGACCGCGCCGACCGCGACCTGAACGTCTACAACCTCGGGACCCGCACCACCACCAGCGTCGACCGGATCGCCGACATCGTCGCGGAGGAGATGGGCCTCGACCCCGACTACGAGCACACGGGCGGCGACCGCGGCTGGACCGGCGACGTCCCGCGGATGCGCCTCTCTATCGAGAAACTGGCCGGACTGGGCTGGGAGCCAACCCAGTCGAGCGACGACGCTGTCCGGCGGGCCACGCGGGAGCTGCTCGCGGAACTGTAA
- a CDS encoding helix-turn-helix transcriptional regulator, which produces MSATAAETGLSETEREGLELVRETGGIHQSEFWKALDISSRKGSRVVDSLVDQDLIQREETVYEGHNTYYLTPMPSDLDFSLLMAGDMLSPFVGDEEVDPQSDAFTQWVMNLAYEE; this is translated from the coding sequence ATGAGCGCGACCGCCGCCGAGACCGGGCTTTCCGAGACCGAACGCGAGGGGCTCGAGCTCGTCCGGGAGACGGGAGGGATCCACCAAAGCGAGTTCTGGAAGGCACTCGACATCTCCTCGCGAAAGGGGAGCCGGGTCGTCGACTCGCTGGTCGACCAGGACCTCATCCAGCGCGAGGAGACCGTCTACGAGGGCCACAACACCTACTACCTCACGCCGATGCCGAGCGACCTGGACTTCTCGCTGCTGATGGCGGGGGACATGCTCTCGCCGTTTGTCGGCGACGAGGAGGTCGACCCACAGAGCGACGCCTTCACGCAGTGGGTCATGAACCTCGCCTACGAGGAGTAA
- a CDS encoding ABC transporter permease subunit: MFEVTRYEASRRVRGTVVLSVLVALLGLLMVAFFPSVRTSSAALEEYIANLPPAFREAFGIDSFGTIEGFLATELYQFGWVILLGVYFGYRAGSLVAGDVEDRGIDLWLATPLSRARLVIERYLSLVPTMVAVNVVTPLVVLPAIAVVGEPVPVERVLAVHLLSVPYFLTTAALGLLLSVLVSRESTASRGALGLVFGLFLVESLASVGDVGWLGAVSPTRYFDPTGVLLRGAYDPAGAVILLGAAVGGVALAVALFRRADIT; the protein is encoded by the coding sequence ATGTTTGAGGTCACTCGCTACGAGGCCAGCCGGCGGGTGCGGGGGACGGTCGTCCTCTCCGTGCTCGTGGCGTTGCTCGGACTGCTCATGGTCGCCTTCTTCCCCTCGGTGCGAACGTCGAGTGCAGCCCTGGAGGAGTACATCGCGAACCTCCCGCCGGCCTTCCGGGAGGCCTTCGGCATCGACTCCTTCGGCACCATCGAGGGGTTTCTCGCGACGGAGCTCTACCAGTTCGGGTGGGTCATCCTGCTCGGGGTCTACTTCGGTTACCGCGCGGGCTCGCTGGTCGCCGGCGACGTCGAGGACCGGGGGATCGACCTCTGGCTGGCGACGCCGCTCTCGCGAGCCCGGCTCGTCATCGAACGGTACCTCTCGCTGGTCCCGACGATGGTCGCCGTCAACGTCGTCACCCCGCTCGTGGTGTTGCCAGCCATCGCCGTCGTCGGCGAGCCCGTGCCGGTCGAACGGGTCCTCGCGGTCCACCTCCTCTCGGTGCCCTACTTCCTCACGACGGCGGCGCTCGGCCTCCTCCTGTCCGTGCTCGTCTCGCGGGAGAGCACGGCCAGCCGCGGGGCGCTCGGCCTCGTCTTCGGGCTCTTTCTCGTCGAGTCGCTCGCCTCGGTCGGCGACGTCGGCTGGCTCGGGGCCGTCAGCCCGACCCGGTACTTCGACCCAACGGGGGTCCTCCTGCGCGGGGCGTACGACCCCGCCGGCGCGGTGATACTGCTGGGCGCCGCGGTCGGCGGCGTCGCGCTCGCCGTCGCGCTCTTCCGGCGGGCCGACATCACCTGA
- a CDS encoding thioredoxin family protein, whose translation MSTDIHDVDAETYREVAGDGLTLLWFWAEWSEPCEAMEPAVADAAAEHPELFVARVDAEDHGDLLAEFGTDSVPTTVLLEDGEPVRVFEGGLPSLELERELLERTPA comes from the coding sequence ATGAGCACCGACATCCACGACGTGGACGCCGAGACGTACCGGGAGGTCGCGGGCGACGGCCTCACACTGCTGTGGTTCTGGGCGGAGTGGAGCGAGCCGTGCGAGGCGATGGAGCCCGCGGTCGCGGACGCCGCCGCCGAGCACCCCGAACTGTTCGTCGCCCGCGTGGACGCCGAGGACCACGGCGACCTGCTGGCGGAGTTCGGCACCGACTCCGTCCCCACGACGGTCCTGCTGGAGGACGGCGAACCGGTCCGGGTCTTCGAGGGTGGGCTCCCCTCGCTCGAACTGGAGCGGGAACTGCTGGAGCGGACGCCCGCCTGA
- a CDS encoding DUF7545 family protein, with product MADTTTVRLEADGESDELTVPTALVRLLAEDGEGTTEVVGDMAMLALAQQAHGIVHHSRGDVDPQLEEAEQTTMDLFEERFGQSYAEMTGHDH from the coding sequence ATGGCCGACACGACGACGGTCCGACTGGAGGCAGACGGCGAGAGCGACGAACTGACTGTACCGACGGCGCTGGTCCGGCTGCTGGCCGAGGACGGCGAGGGAACGACGGAGGTAGTCGGGGACATGGCGATGCTCGCGCTTGCCCAGCAGGCCCACGGTATCGTCCACCACAGCCGTGGCGACGTGGACCCGCAACTGGAGGAGGCCGAGCAGACGACGATGGACCTCTTCGAGGAGCGCTTTGGCCAGTCCTACGCGGAGATGACCGGCCACGACCACTGA